From Diospyros lotus cultivar Yz01 chromosome 4, ASM1463336v1, whole genome shotgun sequence, a single genomic window includes:
- the LOC127798877 gene encoding pentatricopeptide repeat-containing protein At3g26630, chloroplastic-like: protein MVAFFSCTPDTLPRRNPFQSSTNDYSKSHTRRIGSRDAFFLLHNCSDFKQLKRIHARIIRSGLSHDQLIVVKLLRRCSSIGEMEYATSVFDQLPRPPTMVWNLMIRFHVVNGSPRQALVLFGLMICRGVPPDKFTFPFAMKACLALASPSSGKEVFTLAVKCGFSRDIFLQNTLMDLFFKCGDSEHGGKVFDKMRVRNVVSWTTMISGLVACGELDAARLMFEQMPKRNVVSWTAIINGYARNQRPNEAFELFRRMLQVDNVKPNEYTLVSLLIACTELGSLNLGRRIHDFAVKNGFDLGVFLGTALIDMYSKCGSLEDAKRVFDSMDIKSTATWNSMITSLGVHGRGEEALNLFEKMEAANVEPDAVTFVGVLCACVRTKNVTGARRYFRRMTERYGISPNAEHYSCMVELCSHANIPEFATHAAKVGRTLGWFSDNKNDALNHHNDIFTTNTWWQTFIW, encoded by the exons ATGGTTGCGTTCTTCTCATGCACTCCCGATACTCTTCCGAGAAGAAACCCATTCCAGAGCTCCACCAACGACTACAGCAAGAGCCACACAAGAAGGATTGGCTCCCGGGATGCCTTCTTCTTGCTTCACAATTGCTCCGATTTCAAGCAGCTCAAGCGAATCCATGCGAGAATCATTCGGAGCGGCCTCTCTCACGACCAACTGATCGTCGTCAAGCTGCTCCGAAGATGCTCGTCTATCGGAGAGATGGAGTACGCAACTTCGGTGTTCGATCAGCTCCCTCGCCCTCCAACCATGGTGTGGAATCTCATGATTCGGTTCCACGTCGTTAACGGCAGCCCGCGACAAGCGCTGGTACTGTTTGGTCTCATGATCTGCAGAGGCGTGCCGCCTGATAAGTTCACTTTCCCGTTCGCCATGAAAGCCTGCTTGGCCTTAGCGTCGCCTTCGTCGGGGAAGGAGGTTTTTACTCTCGCTGTCAAATGTGGGTTTTCCCGGGATATCTTCTTGCAGAATACACTGATGGATCTCTTCTTCAAATGCGGGGACTCCGAGCATGGCGGCAAGGTGTTCGACAAAATGCGTGTGAGAAACGTAGTATCATGGACCACCATGATTTCTGGGCTGGTTGCCTGCGGCGAACTGGATGCTGCTCGTTTGATGTTTGAGCAAATGCCGAAGAGAAATGTTGTCTCTTGGACCGCAATTATTAATGGCTATGCCAGAAATCAACGGCCCAATGAGGCATTTGAATTGTTCAGGAGGATGCTGCAGGTCGATAATGTCAAGCCCAATGAGTATACACTGGTTAGCCTGTTGATCGCCTGCACTGAACTCGGGAGCCTGAACTTGGGTCGCCGGATTCATGACTTCGCTGTCAAGAATGGGTTTGATTTAGGGGTTTTCCTAGGAACAGCTCTTATTGATATGTACAGCAAATGCGGTAGCTTGGAGGATGCCAAGCGAGTTTTCGACAGCATGGATATCAAGAGCACGGCTACCTGGAATTCGATGATTACTAGTTTAGGAGTGCACGGGCGTGGAGAGGAAGCTCTAAATCTATTCGAGAAGATGGAGGCAGCGAATGTAGAGCCGGATGCAGTCACGTTTGTGGGAGTGTTGTGTGCTTGTGTACGCACAAAAAATGTCACTGGTGCTCGCAGGTACTTCAGACGTATGACTGAACGTTATGGTATCAGCCCCAATGCGGAGCACTATAGTTGCATGGTTGAACTCTGCAGCCACGCCAACATTCCAG AGTTTGCAACTCATGCGGCTAAGGTGGGAAGGACATTGGGCTGGTTTTCTGATAACAAAAATGATGCTCTGAACCATCACAATGATATATTTACCACGAATACATGGTGGCAAACTTTCATCTGGTAA